The stretch of DNA aactaattttctattttttgtagagacgtgcgGTGGGGGGTTTGGGGGCAgtgggtctcactacattgcccaggctggtcttgaactcccagcctcaagtaatcctcctaccttggcctcccaaaatgctgggattacaagcatgagccactgcactcagccaaatgtttaatattttgaaatcataaaCATCTAAAGGAAATCACAGTTgaatactcacacacacacacacacacacacacacacacacacacatttgagatggagcctcactctgtcacccaggctggagcgcaatggtgcgatttcagttcactgcaacctctgcctcctgggttcaagtgattcttgtgcctcagcctcccgagtagctgggactacaggctcacaccaccacgcctggctagtagagacggggtttcttcatgttggccagtctggtcttgaactcctgacctcaggtgatctgcctgcctcagcctcccaaagtgctgggatttcaggcataagccactgcacctggcccacagttGAACATATTTATTAATCTTGAGGAGTGGCATGAAAAAATAGAACCATAAAGGAATactgtcaaaaagaaaatttgctCTAGTGTAACATGAGAAACCAGGTAGATTTTTCACGCTGTTTTCCGAGAGACCTCCCCATGCAAAGAGGCACAGAACTAAGCTCTAGAGCCAgactttgtggtttttatctgtTCCGCCACCCACTGGCTGTGTGTCCTGGAGAtaatttcttaacctctctggtcCTCAGTCATCTATTCTGTAAAATGGCAATGAGAGAAGCTCTGCCCTATAGGGCTACTGtgcagattaaatgagttaatgataGAATGTGTGAGTGGGCAATGGATGTAGCTACTATTATACAGACCCATCTCATCCATCAAGAAAAATCAATTCAGTTCCTTGGTCTTTAATACGAATGAATAACCACAGAGATTTACTCACAGAGGAGTAAGAGGAGAATAacgattaaaaaacaaaaatggacccTTTAGGAAACAAGAGATAATTAGGGAACAGATGAGAACTCAGGGAGAAGGAAAACCTAATTGAAATCCTCAAGAACATAAAAACACGGAAGGGATGctgtgaataaaaaataaagaggaaacaaaacacTCTTAGAAATTAAGACTTTAATTGTTAAACGTAAAACAAAGAAATCAATCGATGGAGAAAAAGGCACAAAGTGAAGGAAATCTCTCCAGATGTTACAAGGAGGAGACATGGACACGGGACGCGCGGGAGGAAAAGGCGGCGCGGAGACGGGACGCGCGGGAGGAAAAGGCGGCGGGGAGACGGGACGCGCGGGAGGAAAAGGCGGCGTGGAGAGACGGGACGCGCGGGAGGAAAAGGCGGCGTGGAGAGACGGGACGCGCGGGAGGAAAAGGCGGCGTGGAGAGACGGGACGCGCGGGAGGAAAAGGCGGCGTGGAGAGACGGGACGCGCGGGAGGAAAAGGCGGCGTGGAGAGACGGGACGCGCGGGAGGAAAAGGCGGCGTGGAGCGACGGGACGCGCGGGAGGAAAAGGCGGCGTGGAGAGACGGGACGCGCGGGAGCAAAAGGCGGCGTGGAGAGACGGGACGCGCGGGAGGAAAAGGCTCCCAAGGAAGATCTCTGGAAGAAAAGGGACTCCGTGCAATACACGATGTACCACAGAGAGGCTGGATACAATTGATAAAGACATTCAAGAAAAAGAGGCAAGTAGAAACCCCAGGAGATGGATTGGAAGGCagacaaaatcaaaaacaacaaaagataaagaaactccaggaaaaacaaaGAGCTGTACAATAAATGTTACAAATATGATGCAAAGTAAAACATACCATGATTATAAGAAActgacagttaaaaaaaaaaaaaagcaagcaagaaagaagccTGGCCTTCATGCTACGATAACCTAACAAAAATGCTCCGATAATATGAACAGTCaattcataggaaaaaaaatacaatgatcaGTAAATATCTGGAAAGATGCTAGACTTCAccaatagttttttgttttttgttttttgtttgtttgtttgttttgttttttttgagacggagtctcactctgtcgcccaggctggagtgcagtggcgcgatctcagctcactgcaggctctgcctcccgggttcacaccattctgcctcagcctccccagtagctgggactacaggtgcccgccaccacgcccggctaattttttgtatttttttttagtagagatggggtttcaccgtgttagccaggatactctcaatctcttgacctcatgatcctcgtgcctcggcctcccaaagtgctgagatgacaggcgtgagccacctcgcccagcccctcACCAGTAGTTTTTTAAaggcacttttaaaaaatgaaaagactttgCCCATCAGCTCAAGATGGAACATATAGTTTCACACACTGTGGGTAGCTTTGTCACTGACACAGCCTTTCTGGAGGTCTCTTTAGCAGGATCTATGTTAATGTAAATGCAAACTCCCAAGTCACAATTAAAATGGCGACtgcaggtgcagtgggtcacacctgtcatcccagcacgtggggacaccaaggcaggaggattgcttgagactgcaggtgcggtagctcacacctgttatcccgtagcacgttgggaggccgaggcaggaggattgcttgagcccaggagttcgagacaagcctgggcaacatggcaaaaccccatctctacaaaaaatagaaaaaattagccaggcatggtggcacatgcctgtagtcccagctattcgggaggctgaggcaggaggattgctggaaccaggagtttgaggctgtagtgagctgtaatggtaccactgtactccagcctggggcaatgGATCAAGATACTGtctctaaaagtaaataaataaaaataaaatgacaggcTGCTGACACCCACTACCAGGCATCACCTTAGAGGTGTAAGGGAATTGGAGAGGCCTGAAGTCCACTCAAGACATCAGGCTTTCGGGGGAGACACTCAGGAAGCAACCCAGCCCTGCCAGGATCCCCAGGAAGCCTCGGGACTTGGGTACCCCTGGTGGCTTGGGGGCACTGATTAGGGGAATGCAGGCCCAGCTGGAAGGTCCCTGGGCTTCCTACCTGACCACAAAACCCCCTCAGGAGGACTAGAAGCTCACTAGGGGTTTGAACAACCAGGGACTCAGCACACAGGGTTGGACCAATTGACACTGAGGCCCCACACTgtcctccccaaccccagctgGCCTCCCAGCACATAGACAGCGTCCTTCTGCCTCCAGACAGGAGACCAGGGTTCACCCGCAGGAGCTTCCAGAGTGAGAGGTCCCACCAGGAGAGACGTGGCCCACAGCAAGCCATGGTGCACGCCTTTCCCAAGACGGATGGGGGTCAAGAACCAGCATCTAcagggccagacgtggtggctcacctgaggtcaggagctcgagaccagcctggccaacatggtgaaaccctttctctacaaaaaatacaaaaattagctgggtgtggtggtgcgcacctgtggtcccagccactcaggaggctgaggcaggagaattgcttgaacccaggaagcagaggttgtagcgagccaagatcatgctactgcactccagcctgggcgacagagcgagactccatctcaaaaaaaaagtaaagctgcAGCCAGCATCCCTCTCACCTCGCCTTCCTAATTAGTGAAATGAGTCTTTCTGGCTCCATCAATCCATATGCAcctttttttggccaggtgcagtggctcacgcctgaaatcctaacactttgggaaactgaggcaggaggatcgctcgagcccaggaattcgaaaccagcctgggtaacacggtgagaccccatttctacaaaaaatattaaaattagctgggtgtggtggtgcacgcctgtaatcccagctactcaggagacccaggaggtcaagactgcagtgagccaacattgtgccactggacaccagcctggcgacagcaagaccctgtctctgtctctctctctctctctctcatatatacatgtatacgaGGATGTGTGGGCAGGCAGACCCAGGAAGACACCAAGTGCATTTTCAGCATAAAGAGCAGGTGCAGTTATTCCCAGGACAAAGCCATTTCTGCCAGTGCTGTTATGCGCCTGCAAATGCATGAAAAAGCCTGGGAGGCCACCAGACTGTCTTGATGCTACCTCGGGGCCCGGGATTCAGGAgctgggctcactgcaggctttGCTCACATGTCTCTAGATTGGATTTCCACTTGCTCTCAgcagaaattacttttaaaattaaaagaatggaCATTGCCACTTTAAAGGCAGTGGAACAAGCCCTCGTGAGTTGGGTTGGAGGGAGCCTGGCGCCGGCCCTACCTGCCCAGGATGAAGGCGATGTAGATGAGAGACGAGAAATGGGTGAAGAACTGCAGTGTGAAGAAGCGGATGGTGAACCTGCTCTCTCGCTCCGAGAAGGTCCTGGGCATCTCTGGAATGGGACCGGCCCTCACCTCTCTCCCTGCTCATAGGAGAGGCCCTGGGGCAGCAGGAAGGGTCCCCTCCCCTGCTCTCTGACCACAGCCCCAAGGCCCCAGCCCTGAGTCCTCCCGCCGGGTCCCCCAAGAGGGTCTGGGGTAGTCCTCTCACCGAAGTCACAAAGCTTCAGGGCCACGCACCTGTTGATCTGCGGAGGAGGGCACCGAATGGGCTCACTGGGGCTCCGGTGGACCCCCCAGCTCGGGCCTGCCCTGCTCCCGGCCCCACCTTGGTCATGATGATGATGGTCACATAGTGCACCAGAGCCCCGGTCACCACCACGGCCGTGGTCACCTGCTCCTCCAGGAAGGGCACGGCCGAGCTGCTGAAGAGCGCGGAGGCCAGGACGCGGTAGACCACCAGGACGTGGGCCATGCCGATCATGAGGCAGATCTGCGGGACAGCTGTGGTGGGCGGGGGCCGGGGAGGGCATGCAGCCCGGGTCTCCAGCCCCACCGCGGTGTCCCCTGCGTACCATGAGCAGGGTCAGGACGAGGATGACGGTGCTGCGTAGGTAGGAGTGCTGGTATGGCCGGAGCTTGTAGTCGGGGCAGTTAATGAGCTGAAGTGCCATTTCCTCCTGGGGAGAGCACCGGGCAAGCCTCAGACAAGGGACACTCACCCCACATGtggggagacagacacagagacacacctCACGGGTGGACAGACACGGGACACTCACCCCACACATGGGGAGACAGACACGGGACACGCACCCCACACGTGGGGAGACAGACACAGGGACACGCCTCACGGGTGGACAGACACGGGACACTCACACCACACGTGGGGAGACAGACACAGGGACACGCCTCACGGGTGGACAGACACGGGACACTCATCCCACACGTGGGGAGACAGACACAGGGACATGCCTCATGGGTGGACAGACACGGGACACTCACCCCACACGTGGGGAGACAGACACAGGGACACGCCTCACGGGTGGACAGACACGGGACACTCACCCCACACGTGGGGAGACAGACACAGGGACACACCTCACGGGTGGACAGACACGGGACACTCACCCCACACATGGGGAGACAGACATGGGACACGCACCCCACACGTGGGGAGACAGACACAGCGACACGCCTCACGGGTGGACAGACACGGGACACTCACCCCACACGTGGGGAGACAGACACAGGGACACGCCTCACAGGTGGACAGACCAGGACACACGCCCCACATGTGGGGAGACAGACTCGGGACACACACCTCAGACACGGCAGGCATATGTGGGCCGTGCAGGGCATCGGGCGCCAACAGCCCCTGCTCGGGTCGGCCTCAGCTGCGCTGCCAGCTCCACCTCACCTGTTCCTCGTCCCACACGTACAGGTCCCAGTGCAGGACCACGCGGGCGCGCTGCCGCTTCCAGATCTCCAGGAACACCGTGGCTGCGGCGGGGGCAAGGAGGGGCATCACTGCACTACGCCAGGTGGACCTCGGAGCTTGGGCTGGCACTTCCCCTGGCCCCGCAGAGGCGTCCCGCAGCAACTCACCCCAGAGAGCCATGAAGATGGCGAACACCACCGTGCCATCATTGTCAAAGAGGTGGGTGAGCTGGGGGGGTGATAGGTGGGCCGGAGAGGAGGTGGGTGAGCTGGGGAGGGGGGCAGGTgagccagggagggaggcaggaaagccGGGGAAGGGGGCAGGTGGGCTGAGGAAATGGGCgggtgggctggggctgggcctccCCGTCAGCCCTGTGGGGAAAGCTGAGCAGCTCTGCAGGGCTCCAGGCCTTGATCTCCCCCGCTTCGGGTGGATGCACCGTTCCCATCTTCCGCAGGCCCTGGGGTGGACCCGGAGGCGACAAACCTTGGCAAAAGTGCAGGTTTCCGAGAGCCGCTGGTACCTGCGGCTGTGGTCGCCGAGGGGACACATGAGGATGTCGTGGGCCTCACAGATCTCCTTGCTGAAGGGGCAGGGATGAGGCTGGGGTCGGCTCCTCCAGGCAGCAGGGCCCACCCCGGCCCCCCATGCCCGGCCCCTGCTGCGGCCCACCTGATCTGGCTGGCCTCAAACAGCGAGAATCCGCTCAGAAAGACTAAGAGGCCCGTCAGGGCGGCCGGCACCAGCATGTAGGTGTACCAGCCCAGCCAGACGAAGTACAGGGCCACCTTTTCCCCAAAGTAGTTCCTGCAGGCAGCAGGGGTCAAGGCCAGCTGTCAGGGGGCGGTGGGGGAGGGACAGGaaagggatgggggtgggagggggcagcaggggagggatgggggagggacgGGGTGGGAAGGGGTGGCGGGGGAGGGACAGGAGAGGGACGGGGAGGGATGAGggtgggagggcaaggcaggggagggatgggggagggagggggcagtgggggagggacagggtgggaggggggtgggggagggggtctCTCTTTTGGTGGCATCAGTGAGTCTGAATGGGAAGCACATCTGTGGGCGTGGGGGCATCTGTGAGGGTGTGGGCAGTGTGGGAGCATCTTCTGGGTGGTGTGTGGGGGCGTTTACAGGAGGTGGTGGCTTCTGGGTGGTGTGTGTGGATGTCTGGGGGGTGTGGGGGCGTCCGCGGGTATCTGGGGGCTTCCGcgggggtgtgggggctcacgcgGGTATCTGGGGGCGTCTGCGGGGGTGTGGGGGCTCCCGCCGGTATCTGGGGGCGTCCGCGGGGGTGTGGGGGCTCCCGCCGGTATCTAGGGGCGTCCGCGGGGGTGTGGGGGCTCCCGCGGGTATCTGGGGGCGTCCGCGGGGGTGTGGGGGCTCCCGCGGGTATCTGGGGGCGTCTGCGGGGGTGTGGGGGCTCCCGCGGGTATCTGGGGGCTTCCGCGGGGGTGTGGGGGCTCCCGTGGGTATCTGGGGGCGTCTGCGGGGGTGTGGGGGCTCCCGCGGGTATCTGGGGGCTTCCGCGGGGGTGTGGGGGCGTCCGCGGGTATCTGGGGGCTTCCGCAGGGGTGTGGGGGCTCCCGTGGGTATCTGGGGGCGTCCGCGGGGGTGTGGGGGCTCCCGTGGGTATCTGGGGGCTTCCGCGGGGGTGTGGGGGCGTCCGCGGGTATCTGGGGGGCTTCTGCGGGGGTGTGGGGGCTCCCGCGGGTATCTGGGGGCGTCTGCGGGGGTGTGGGGGCTCCCGCGGGTATCTGGGGGCGTCTGCGGGGATGTGGGGGCGTCCGCGGGTATCTGGGGGCGTCTGCGGGGGTGTGGGGGCTCCCGCGGGTATCTGGGGGCGTCTGCAGGGGTGTGGGGGCTCCCGCGGGTATCTGGGGGCTTCCGCGGGGGTGTGGGGGCTCCCGTGGGTATCTGGGGGCGTCTGCGGGGGTGTGGGGGCTCCCGCGGGTATCTGGGGGCTTCCGCGGGGGTGTGGGGGCGTCCGCGGGTATCTGGGGGCGTCCGCAGGAGGCGGGGCCGTCCGCGGGGTTCCTGTGCTCTCTTTGGGCAGCGTTACCTGATTTCATCAACTGGCTGCTCCCGGAACATGTGTCTCCACCGCGCCCACGTCTTCTTCAGGCGTCCCTCCCCCTGGCTCGGGTGACAGAGAGTGAGAGCCCCCATCCCAGGGTCCCACCCCAGGGCCCTCTCCAGGCCAGCCCACCCCTCACCTTGTGCAGGGGGAACCTGGCCTCAAAGACCCCGTCCTTCATCAGATCCTCGAAGGTCTCTGGGTCACAGGGGTTCACGAGTCAGGGGGAGTGAGGTGCTGGGAGAACCCTGCCCGCAGCGCCCCTGTCagtgccccacccctgcccttaCCACCAGCCGAGGTCTTGTTGTTCATGACAACGAAGTTCACGATTCGGATTCTGAGACTCAAGAGCCAGAGCAGGGTGGCCCCGTGTGACCACAGTGGACCCTGCCTCCAGGTCTCAACCTGCCCTCTGGTctggccaggcccaggccccTCCCTGTCCTGGCAGAGCCCCCAGCCTGCCAGCCCTGACCAGAGCCCAGAATCCACAACTCACCCGGGAGCCCACCCCGCACCCTCCTTAAAGTGCTCCCAGGGCCTGGCCTGCCCCACGGCGTCCAGGatgaggctgggctgggggctcCTTCTCCTCCCAGCCCGTCCCTCCCAGAAGCCCAGACCACAGCCCGCACCTGCAACCACACCTCCCACCTGCGGGCCCCATGTGTCCAGAGCACACCCCAGCCTGCATCCGCACACACCCTCCTTATACCCTGGAGCTGTTCTGTTCCACTGTGCAGAGCAGAGACTGGGGCTCAGGAAAGGGAAcgtcccaaggccacacagccatgAAGCGGCACAGCCAAGCGTCCGACGGCAGAGCCGGGCTCCCAGCCTCCCCCTGTGCCTACAGACATGGCTCCTGGACACCCCAGGGCACGTCGCAGGTATGCGCCCCCCAAGCCTGCTCCCGTCAGCCCCCTCAAGCCACCTCCCCTCCTTTGATGCCGCCTCGCGACTCCCCAAGACCCATAGCTCTCTTCACGGGTGCCCTCCACTGCCTCGTAACCAATGCCAGGAGTGTCCTTGGCCGGTCCACCAAGCAGGCCCTGGCTGAGCCCTGCGGGGCCTGGATGGGGCTGGGCAGGTCATGGGGGCATGGAGGGCCAGGCTTGGAGGCTCCCTCCTGGGCTGGAGGACTGGGGAGAAGCAGGGCCTTAGGGAGCGAGGAGGGTGTCCCTGCTGGGCCTCTGGGTCTTTGCCTTGGAGGCCAGGGACGGTGTCCAGGAAGGGGCATCGGAACTGGAGAGGAGGGGTCTTCAAGAGACACTGGCCTTGATCCAGGAGGGGCCCCTGGGCCTCTGCAAATCCTGCCCAACCCCTAAGGCTGGCTGTGACTGTGTCCCCAGGAACACAGGCAGCCACACGGAGCCCTCAGAATGCTCTGAGCGTTGAGAACCACCGTGATCCTTTAAtgggatggggaagctgaggctcacaCAGCCAGTGGGTCTCACACCTGTGGCCCCTGCCCTGAGACCACACGGCTGTCCTGCCTTGGCGACGCCTGGAGCCTGGCACTGTCTCCTGCCCGGTCTGGACCAATCACACAGGTGGCAAGGGGTTCTCCTGGCCACGGCTCTGGGTGCAGCCTCTCACCTCGTGGTGACCGGGATGGTGGTCGGCGCGGCCAGCTCGGCGTGGGGGGCAGGCCCCTCAGGCTCCAGGAGGAGAGTGCGGTACAGGCCAAAGACACTGTTGTCAGCACGGATCCCAAAGAAGACCTGTTTCTGGTCCCGGATCACCTGGGGGCACATGGGATCCTCTATCCCACCTCAGAACCCTCCCCGCTCTATCCCGCCTCAGAACCCTCCCCCCTCTATTCCACCTCAGAACCCTCCCCCCTCTATTCCGCCTCAGAACCCTCCCTTCATCTGCCGCTGTGGCCCAGAGCCACGGAGCTGCCTCGCTCCCCACGCCCCTGCTTCTCCCCAATCCTCCAGCCCAGGAGAGAGCCTCCAAGCCTGGCCCTCCGTGCCGCCATGACCGGCCCCACAGCCCTGCCCCTCGCTGGGCACCCGCCCCAGCCCCATGGCCCTGCCCCTCGCTGGACACCCGCCCCGGCCCCATGGCCCTGCCCCTCGCTGGGCACCCGCCCACCTTAATGTGGAAGCCCTTTCTCCTGAGCTCCTCCAGGAACTGTTGCTGCCGCGCCTGCCGGGGGTCTCTCTGGGTGTGACGTTGGGCCACGAGGACATAGTCCCACTGCTCGGAGGCCTCGGTCTGCAGGGAGGAGGCATGGGGCCAGGCGCAGGTGAAGGGGCAGAGCAGGGCCAGGTGGGGCCCGGGAGGGGCCCCCGGACACCCACCTCACAGGTGCTGATCTCCATCAGCGGGAAGCTGTCCCCTTCGGGCTCCACCAGGATCCGGAGGCTCTCTTCGCCCTGGGGGTTTGGGGGCAGAGAAAGGGATAGGAGGATGTGATTGGGGGCTAGATGCCCCTCATTGGCGGGTCCCTGCAGCGGACCACATGGTCACACACCGTCCCTCCCCACAAGGAGAACAGCAAAGAGTCCCGAGGAGATGGCTGTAGGCGGGTGACAGGCCAGAGGGCCTGCTACAAACAACCGACGAAGGACTGTGGAAACAGAAGCGCGTGAGGGGCTCCTACAAATGCAAAAGGGAAGACGCAGCCCACAGAGGCCAACGGGATTGCACAGAAGAGGAGCACGCTGAGCAGCCCACAGGGGAAGCGACGGGAACTCCAGAACAGCCAAGGAAACGCAGGTCAGAGGACCAGGAGACCAATGCACGGGAGAAGCCACAGGCGCCCCTG from Homo sapiens chromosome 11, GRCh38.p14 Primary Assembly encodes:
- the ANO9 gene encoding anoctamin-9 isoform 1 (isoform 1 is encoded by transcript variant 1); its protein translation is MQGEESLRILVEPEGDSFPLMEISTCETEASEQWDYVLVAQRHTQRDPRQARQQQFLEELRRKGFHIKVIRDQKQVFFGIRADNSVFGLYRTLLLEPEGPAPHAELAAPTTIPVTTSLRIRIVNFVVMNNKTSAGETFEDLMKDGVFEARFPLHKGEGRLKKTWARWRHMFREQPVDEIRNYFGEKVALYFVWLGWYTYMLVPAALTGLLVFLSGFSLFEASQISKEICEAHDILMCPLGDHSRRYQRLSETCTFAKLTHLFDNDGTVVFAIFMALWATVFLEIWKRQRARVVLHWDLYVWDEEQEEMALQLINCPDYKLRPYQHSYLRSTVILVLTLLMICLMIGMAHVLVVYRVLASALFSSSAVPFLEEQVTTAVVVTGALVHYVTIIIMTKINRCVALKLCDFEMPRTFSERESRFTIRFFTLQFFTHFSSLIYIAFILGRINGHPGKSTRLAGLWKLEECHASGCMMDLFVQMAIIMGLKQTLSNCVEYLVPWVTHKCRSLRASESGHLPRDPELRDWRRNYLLNPVNTFSLFDEFMEMMIQYGFTTIFVAAFPLAPLLALFSNLVEIRLDAIKMVWLQRRLVPRKAKDIGTWLQVLETIGVLAVIANGMVIAFTSEFIPRVVYKYRYSPCLKEGNSTVDCLKGYVNHSLSVFHTKDFQDPDGIEGSENVTLCRYRDYRNPPDYNFSEQFWFLLAIRLAFVILFEHVALCIKLIAAWFVPDIPQSVKNKVLEVKYQRLREKMWHGRQRLGGVGAGSRPPMPAHPTPASIFSARSTDV